A genomic segment from Arcobacter acticola encodes:
- a CDS encoding polysaccharide biosynthesis/export family protein — MTKRNLFFLTALVFIFSGCGVKEYKLFQTQNAELEKTTVVDEKTYKEEVVFENVIAPNDRVDITVYIQSGEGNQQMTSMLTSRETNTSSTIQENIGLLVTQDGTVRLPLIGSFKVAGYTQDQASDILIQEYKKYIRNPYVLVEIKNQRVIVIGEVKTPGIVSVTNGTMNIIEAIARSGDVTDMASRSDIKVIRGDLRNPEIRNVDLTRMDAVSLSSLYLKPNDILYVQPREIKGYNRVFTDFMPFWETFSSVLNPFVQTKSLKGW, encoded by the coding sequence ATGACAAAAAGAAACCTATTTTTTTTAACTGCATTGGTTTTTATTTTTTCAGGTTGTGGAGTAAAAGAGTATAAACTTTTCCAAACACAAAACGCAGAACTAGAAAAAACAACGGTAGTTGATGAAAAAACTTACAAAGAAGAAGTTGTATTTGAAAATGTAATTGCACCAAATGATAGAGTTGATATTACAGTATATATCCAATCAGGTGAAGGCAATCAGCAAATGACTTCTATGCTTACAAGCAGAGAAACAAATACAAGTAGCACAATACAAGAAAACATAGGACTTCTTGTAACTCAAGATGGTACAGTAAGACTTCCTCTTATTGGTAGTTTCAAAGTTGCTGGATATACACAAGATCAGGCTTCTGATATTTTGATTCAAGAGTATAAAAAGTATATTAGAAATCCATATGTTCTAGTAGAAATAAAAAACCAAAGAGTTATAGTAATAGGTGAAGTAAAAACACCAGGAATAGTATCAGTTACAAATGGAACTATGAATATCATCGAAGCAATCGCAAGATCAGGTGATGTTACAGATATGGCTTCAAGAAGTGATATCAAAGTAATCAGAGGTGATCTTAGAAACCCAGAGATTAGAAATGTAGACTTGACAAGAATGGACGCAGTTTCACTTTCAAGTTTATATCTAAAACCAAATGACATACTATATGTACAACCAAGAGAAATCAAAGGTTACAATAGAGTATTTACAGACTTTATGCCGTTTTGGGAAACATTCTCAAGTGTCTTAAATCCATTTGTACAAACAAAATCACTTAAAGGTTGGTAA
- a CDS encoding NAD-dependent epimerase/dehydratase family protein, which produces MKILITGGSGFIGTRLIDELKNENHEIIIYDKVKSAKYPELTIVDDVRNREGLKKACEGIDIIYNLAAEHADNVTPLSLYAEVNIDGAKNIVEAAKANNINKIIFTSSVAIYGLNRGTPNEYMEAKPFNEYGRTKYEAEKIFLAWQKENEANNLQIVRPAVVFGEGNRGNVYNLINQIVSGKFAMIGDGLNKKSMGYVGNIAFFLSSLKNVEKKLDIFNFAGNNDLSTKEILNIVKTELSIDKKFPTIPYSIGIVGGFVLDIISKITGKKFPVSVVRIQKFTAETTVSTKHLFESGFKEKYTLEEGLRNMIKYEFKN; this is translated from the coding sequence ATGAAAATATTAATTACTGGTGGAAGTGGCTTTATAGGGACAAGACTTATAGATGAATTAAAAAATGAAAATCATGAAATAATCATATATGATAAAGTAAAAAGTGCAAAATATCCTGAACTCACTATTGTAGATGATGTTAGAAATAGAGAAGGACTTAAAAAAGCCTGTGAAGGTATAGATATTATATATAATCTTGCAGCCGAACATGCGGATAATGTAACACCTCTTTCGCTTTATGCAGAGGTTAATATTGATGGAGCTAAAAATATTGTAGAAGCAGCAAAAGCAAATAATATAAATAAAATTATATTTACAAGTTCTGTAGCAATATACGGATTAAATAGAGGTACCCCAAATGAATACATGGAAGCAAAACCTTTCAATGAATATGGTCGCACAAAATATGAAGCAGAAAAAATATTTTTAGCTTGGCAAAAAGAAAATGAAGCCAATAATCTCCAAATTGTTAGGCCGGCTGTTGTATTTGGTGAAGGAAATAGAGGTAACGTATATAATCTTATAAATCAAATCGTAAGTGGGAAATTTGCTATGATTGGAGATGGTTTAAATAAAAAATCTATGGGCTATGTAGGTAATATAGCTTTTTTCTTATCTTCTCTTAAAAATGTAGAAAAGAAACTAGATATTTTCAACTTCGCAGGAAATAATGACTTATCTACAAAAGAAATACTTAATATTGTAAAGACCGAACTTAGTATAGATAAAAAATTTCCTACTATTCCTTATTCAATTGGTATTGTAGGAGGATTTGTGCTTGATATTATTTCTAAGATTACGGGTAAAAAATTCCCTGTTTCAGTTGTAAGAATTCAAAAATTTACTGCAGAAACTACTGTTTCTACTAAACATCTTTTTGAAAGTGGATTTAAAGAAAAGTATACTTTAGAAGAAGGACTTAGAAATATGATAAAGTATGAATTCAAAAATTAA
- a CDS encoding glycosyltransferase — MKKILFFLHFTKIGGAELIAMQYIEGLIKNGYTVDLIVDYNMGKDGNTFEHAIPKEANFQYVKSERISKFIYKLRTLGKKNILFNIPLLFAIKFFDFYYYNTKIKSLINRNNYDLSITFFQFLPSHITKFKHMKHFIWLHGSVNQMFSGKKALLKNSFGKKLNLYDKVFTIAEEMKDEVINLYPFINKNKIELLYNPFDFESIKSKANQTTNLSSDEINLLKDNYFCTVTRLDENQKDLTTLIESYKILLTKNQITEKLYIIGDGIDKVKLQNLVESYGLNKSILFLGKKTNPFVWMQNSKAFILSSKFEGLPTVLIEAMILEKFVISSNCKTGPCEILDNGKCGDLFEIGDVKELSNLLLKTTIDSQHIINKVVNSKNHIEKFKKENIIENLIKILEEKR; from the coding sequence ATGAAAAAGATACTATTTTTTTTACATTTTACAAAAATAGGTGGAGCAGAACTGATTGCTATGCAATATATAGAGGGATTAATAAAAAATGGTTATACAGTTGATTTAATTGTTGATTATAATATGGGTAAAGATGGAAATACATTTGAACATGCAATTCCCAAAGAAGCAAACTTTCAATATGTAAAATCAGAAAGAATATCTAAATTTATTTATAAACTAAGAACATTAGGTAAAAAAAATATTTTATTTAATATTCCATTGCTATTTGCTATAAAATTTTTTGATTTTTATTATTATAATACAAAAATTAAATCATTAATTAATAGAAATAATTATGACTTATCAATAACATTTTTTCAATTTTTACCTTCTCATATTACTAAATTTAAACATATGAAACATTTTATATGGCTACATGGTTCGGTTAATCAAATGTTTAGTGGAAAGAAAGCATTATTAAAAAATTCATTTGGCAAAAAATTAAATTTATATGATAAAGTTTTTACAATTGCAGAAGAGATGAAAGATGAAGTTATAAATTTATATCCATTTATTAATAAAAATAAAATTGAATTACTTTACAACCCTTTTGATTTTGAATCAATAAAATCTAAAGCAAATCAAACAACAAATTTATCAAGTGATGAAATAAATTTATTAAAAGATAATTATTTCTGTACAGTAACAAGATTAGATGAAAATCAAAAAGATTTAACTACACTAATTGAATCTTATAAAATATTATTAACTAAAAATCAAATCACTGAAAAACTGTATATTATAGGTGATGGAATTGATAAAGTAAAACTCCAAAATCTAGTAGAGAGTTACGGACTTAATAAGAGCATATTATTTTTAGGAAAAAAAACAAACCCTTTTGTTTGGATGCAAAATTCTAAAGCATTTATTCTTTCGTCAAAATTTGAAGGACTACCTACAGTTTTAATTGAAGCAATGATTTTAGAAAAATTTGTTATTTCATCAAACTGCAAAACAGGTCCTTGTGAAATACTTGATAATGGGAAATGTGGTGATTTATTCGAGATAGGTGATGTAAAAGAATTATCTAATTTGCTTCTAAAAACTACAATAGACTCACAACATATTATAAATAAAGTTGTTAATTCTAAAAATCACATAGAAAAATTTAAAAAAGAAAATATAATTGAAAATTTAATTAAAATATTGGAGGAAAAAAGATGA
- a CDS encoding type II toxin-antitoxin system Phd/YefM family antitoxin, whose protein sequence is MQVVSMTEARNNFKDIFDSEYHNHDEVIIHRKGRENVVVISFDEYNSMKETSYLLSSTANRKHLEESIKQLRDGKTIEKD, encoded by the coding sequence ATGCAAGTAGTAAGTATGACAGAAGCAAGAAACAACTTTAAAGATATTTTTGACAGTGAATATCATAATCATGATGAAGTTATAATTCATAGAAAAGGCAGAGAGAATGTTGTCGTAATATCTTTTGATGAATATAATTCTATGAAAGAAACTAGTTATTTACTTAGTTCAACAGCCAATAGAAAACATTTAGAAGAATCTATCAAACAATTAAGAGATGGAAAAACTATAGAAAAAGATTAA
- a CDS encoding mannose-1-phosphate guanylyltransferase/mannose-6-phosphate isomerase gives MTNIILCGGSGTRLWPISRSLMPKQFVKLFLEESAEHKDKKSLFQLTVERNSKVCKSQFIVSNTEQYFLALDQLEELGKTNNKYLLEPVGRNTAPAIALACMQLDYDEIVLVTPSDHLIKDEKEYEKVLKKAKEFAKDNKLVTFGITPTFAETGFGYIEASPANGDSSLVNGMDVVNFHEKPSLDVANEYLETNNKYTNNKSTSYYMWNSGMFCFKAGVFLDELEKYSAEIYNTCKTAFDNKKIDNSTLRIQHSHMEAIPDDSIDYAVMEKSDIVKVIPSNIAWSDVGSFDALYEELPKDKNGNTKNDKHISIDSKNNLVYGSDRIIASIDVEDLIIIDTGDALLISKKGSSQKVKKVVEKLKASNSQLHNIHQTAYRPWGTYTVLEESAGYKIKRIEVKPGSRLSLQKHFHRNEHWIVVSGTATVTVGEETRLVRPNESTYIKMGEVHRLENQGKIPVVLIEAQVGEYIDEDDIVRISDDFKRE, from the coding sequence ATGACAAACATAATCCTCTGCGGTGGAAGTGGTACAAGACTATGGCCAATCAGTAGAAGTCTTATGCCAAAACAGTTTGTAAAGCTATTTCTCGAAGAGAGTGCAGAGCACAAGGATAAGAAGTCATTATTTCAGCTTACAGTTGAGAGAAACTCAAAAGTTTGTAAATCACAATTTATAGTTTCAAACACAGAGCAATACTTTCTGGCTTTAGATCAGTTGGAAGAACTAGGAAAAACAAATAACAAATATCTACTAGAACCTGTTGGAAGAAACACAGCTCCTGCTATTGCACTTGCTTGTATGCAGTTAGATTATGATGAAATAGTTTTAGTAACTCCAAGTGATCATCTAATCAAAGATGAAAAAGAGTATGAAAAAGTATTAAAAAAAGCAAAAGAGTTCGCAAAAGATAATAAACTAGTTACTTTTGGAATAACTCCAACTTTTGCAGAAACTGGATTTGGGTATATAGAAGCTTCACCTGCAAATGGTGATTCGTCATTGGTTAATGGTATGGATGTTGTTAACTTTCATGAGAAACCAAGCTTAGATGTAGCAAATGAGTATCTAGAAACAAATAACAAATATACAAATAACAAATCAACAAGTTACTATATGTGGAACTCTGGAATGTTTTGTTTTAAAGCAGGTGTATTTTTAGATGAGTTAGAAAAATACTCTGCTGAGATATATAATACTTGTAAAACTGCATTTGATAATAAAAAAATTGATAATTCAACATTGAGAATTCAACATTCTCATATGGAAGCTATTCCAGATGATTCTATAGACTACGCTGTGATGGAAAAAAGTGACATAGTTAAAGTTATCCCATCAAATATCGCTTGGAGTGATGTAGGTAGCTTTGATGCTCTTTATGAAGAACTTCCAAAAGATAAAAATGGTAATACAAAAAATGATAAACATATATCAATAGATTCTAAAAACAATCTAGTATATGGATCAGATAGAATCATAGCTTCTATAGATGTAGAAGATTTAATAATCATCGATACAGGTGATGCACTTTTGATTTCAAAAAAAGGAAGTTCGCAAAAAGTAAAAAAAGTTGTAGAAAAACTAAAAGCTTCTAATTCACAACTTCACAATATCCACCAAACGGCCTATAGACCATGGGGAACATATACAGTTCTAGAAGAATCAGCTGGATATAAAATCAAAAGAATAGAAGTAAAACCAGGATCAAGACTATCTTTACAAAAACACTTCCATAGAAATGAACACTGGATAGTAGTATCAGGAACTGCAACGGTAACAGTTGGAGAAGAGACAAGACTAGTGCGACCAAATGAATCTACTTATATAAAAATGGGTGAAGTACATAGACTAGAAAACCAAGGAAAAATTCCAGTAGTTTTAATAGAAGCTCAAGTTGGAGAATATATAGATGAAGATGATATTGTTAGAATCAGCGATGATTTTAAAAGAGAGTAA
- a CDS encoding glycosyltransferase, with protein MAVLGKITLFMPTFLNGGVEKLFLTIAKSLENQYDIEFLFPNFVKEEYKETLKNYKVTDFNISKSHGEGKVILSLNKLRKYLNTTSSSVIIAAPGYSTIITIIANILSKKNIKVIVVLDIKISTFLESKKLYQKIIPFFAKIFFKKVDMAIVSYNKIENELISIYKMDKKQIVTIYPPLLTDSIFKKSIEDINDSFFDNSKILISVGRLVDEKGLDILIKSFSIFSTKYTKYKLAIIGSGPIENELKNLVKELKLEDKIKFFGHQINPFKFIRKSEILIVSSRWEAFGFTIIEAMALGKQVVITDVQSEGPQEIINFGEYGFISKMNSPSELSLKIIESIQNPKNPNKLIERSKLFFFQKESNLYLNTINNILGENHGK; from the coding sequence ATGGCTGTATTAGGTAAAATCACTTTATTTATGCCTACATTTTTAAATGGTGGAGTAGAAAAACTTTTCTTAACTATTGCAAAATCATTAGAAAATCAATATGATATTGAATTTCTATTTCCCAACTTTGTTAAGGAAGAATACAAAGAAACACTCAAGAATTATAAAGTTACAGATTTTAATATTTCAAAATCACACGGTGAAGGGAAAGTTATTCTAAGTCTTAATAAACTAAGAAAATATTTAAATACAACAAGCTCATCAGTAATAATTGCTGCTCCAGGATATTCAACAATTATTACTATAATAGCAAATATTCTTTCTAAAAAAAATATCAAAGTTATAGTAGTCCTTGACATTAAAATATCTACATTTTTAGAAAGTAAAAAATTATATCAAAAAATAATTCCTTTTTTCGCAAAGATCTTTTTTAAAAAAGTAGATATGGCAATAGTCTCTTACAATAAAATTGAAAATGAATTAATATCTATATATAAAATGGATAAAAAACAAATCGTAACAATATATCCTCCCTTATTAACTGATTCTATTTTCAAAAAATCTATAGAAGATATAAATGATTCTTTTTTTGATAATTCAAAAATATTAATTAGTGTAGGAAGATTGGTTGATGAAAAAGGATTAGATATTTTAATTAAATCTTTCTCTATCTTTAGTACAAAATATACAAAATATAAACTTGCAATAATAGGATCAGGTCCAATTGAGAATGAGTTGAAAAATTTAGTAAAAGAATTAAAACTAGAAGATAAAATAAAATTTTTTGGCCATCAAATAAATCCTTTTAAATTTATACGTAAATCAGAAATATTAATTGTATCATCAAGATGGGAAGCTTTTGGCTTTACAATAATTGAGGCTATGGCACTGGGGAAACAGGTTGTAATTACTGATGTTCAAAGTGAAGGTCCTCAAGAAATAATAAATTTCGGAGAATATGGTTTTATATCAAAAATGAATTCACCATCTGAGTTAAGTTTAAAAATAATTGAATCTATACAAAATCCTAAAAATCCTAATAAACTAATAGAACGTTCTAAGTTATTCTTTTTTCAGAAAGAAAGCAACCTTTATTTAAATACTATTAATAATATTTTAGGAGAGAATCATGGCAAATAA
- a CDS encoding DUF6625 family protein: MANNCLLIIVYFGVFNEVLKKSLDTLTDNNVDVFLFTDKPVLLEEKENLWNHQISRSELESLTLKTLNISQEFNDYYKLCDFKIFYYSILKQYIQKQYDYIGFCDLDVVFGNLDYFLNKPITEKANVVGSRGHLMLFETQYYKKITSDLLKLNSIKRLLESNENYALDEFEFLHIYLEKEKSKKNIIWNQDISLKAVDLNYFTENYICVNRKLVLTSYLKKNLNIEVIFENSQTEYIPYIHFQKRKINDKFFKENETVKITKQSKIKNFKRFISISIQRIKTKLTTEPIIKKKLLSKLFRNEIENSL, translated from the coding sequence ATGGCAAATAATTGCTTATTAATAATAGTTTATTTTGGAGTCTTTAATGAAGTACTCAAGAAATCTTTAGATACACTTACAGATAATAATGTTGATGTATTTTTATTTACAGACAAACCTGTTCTTTTAGAAGAAAAAGAGAATTTATGGAATCATCAAATATCAAGGAGTGAATTAGAATCTTTGACATTAAAAACTTTAAATATAAGTCAAGAGTTTAATGATTATTATAAATTGTGTGATTTTAAAATATTTTACTACAGTATTTTAAAACAATATATTCAAAAGCAATATGACTATATTGGTTTCTGTGACTTGGATGTAGTTTTTGGAAATTTAGATTACTTTTTAAATAAACCTATAACAGAAAAAGCGAATGTAGTTGGTTCAAGAGGTCACCTAATGTTATTTGAAACTCAATACTATAAAAAAATTACCAGCGATTTATTAAAATTGAATTCAATTAAAAGGCTTTTAGAAAGTAATGAAAATTATGCATTAGATGAATTTGAATTCCTCCATATTTATCTTGAAAAAGAAAAAAGCAAAAAGAATATCATATGGAATCAAGACATTTCTTTAAAAGCTGTTGATCTAAATTATTTTACTGAAAATTACATTTGTGTAAATAGAAAATTAGTATTAACTAGTTACTTAAAAAAGAATCTAAATATAGAAGTCATATTTGAAAATTCTCAAACTGAATATATCCCGTATATACATTTTCAAAAAAGAAAAATTAATGATAAATTTTTTAAAGAAAATGAAACTGTAAAGATTACAAAACAATCTAAAATTAAAAACTTTAAGAGATTTATAAGTATTAGCATACAACGAATCAAAACAAAACTAACTACAGAACCAATTATAAAAAAGAAGTTACTATCGAAATTATTTAGGAATGAAATTGAAAATAGTTTATAA